TATTAAAATGACAATACTTCATAGATAAGTTTTGCGCAAAATTCGTTAAAAACGGGAGGTGAGGCAATCGCTATAAATAGTTATTTTTAAGAAAAGGAATACCTATAATCAGTGATGGATTTTGCGAAAATATCCTTTTGGGGGTTGATGGGGAGAATTATGGTATATAAAAAAGAAAACCGGCTTGCATTGCGAATATTATCGCGTTGCAAGCCGGTTCATTAACTAGGCTTATCTTTGTACATGTCCGGATTTTATCTCCGGACTAATCTATTATACATTTTTTACTTTAATCAGATACTCGGCAATCTGAACGGCGTTCAGTGCGGCACCTTTCTTAATCTGGTCACCTACAATCCAGAAAGTCAGTCCGTTCTCGTTCGTCAGGTCTTTGCGGATACGTCCTACGTAAACCGGGTCTTTACCTGCCAGGAACAACGGCATCGGATATTCTTTCTCAGCAGGATTGTCCTGAAGAACCAGACCTTCACCCTTGGCGAATGCTTCACGGGCTTCTTCAATAGAGATAGGGCGTTCTGTTTCCAGCCAAATACTTTCAGAGTGAGCACGCAATGCAGGAACACGTACGCAAGTAGCACTAACCTTGATGTCAGAGTGCATGATTTTACGTGTCTCATTGAACATCTTCATCTCTTCCTTCGTGTAACCGTTTTCTGTGAATACGTCCACCTGCGGAATCAGGTTGAAAGCCAACTGATACGCAAACTTCTCTACAGTCACAGGTTCGTTAGCCAATACCTGGCGATATTGTTCGTACAATTCGTCCATAGCAGCGGCACCCGCACCGCTTGCTGCCTGATAGGTAGACACGTGCACGGTTTTTATATGAGAAAGCTTTTCGATGGCTTTCAGTGCAACTACCATCTGGATAGTTGTACAGTTAGGGTTGGCAATGACACCGCGAGGACGCTCCAATGCGTCTTCGGCATTTACTTCAGGCACCACCAAAGGAACATCGGCATCCATACGGAATGCGCTGGAGTTGTCAATCATCACAGCACCATATTTAGTGATGGTTTTCTCGAACTCCTTGGATGTTCCTGCTCCGGCAGAAGTGAAAGCAATGTCTACCCCTTTAAAGTCATCGTTGTGTTGTAAGAGTTTCACCTCGATCTGTTTACCGCGGAAAGTATAGGTTGTTCCGGCACTACGTTTAGAACCGAACAAAACTAACTCGTTCATCGGGAAGTTTCTCTCATCGAGCACGCGCAGGAATTCCTGTCCCACGGCTCCGCTTACGCCAACAATAGCTACTTTCATCTTTTTCTTTTGTTAAATTGTGAATATTGAATTTCTCTCCATCCGCTATCGAATAGAAGAGATTTGGCTGCAAAATTATAACAATTTAGCATATAAACATCGCTTTTGAGAGAAATATTTCAGTTTTTCGGTGGATTACTTAAACCTTACGTATAGTCAGGTGTAGTTGCCGGACAGGATAAACGCACCAAAAGTGAACCATTTCCCGTCACGATACTAATCGGATTGGTTTTGTTGCCTGATTAGACTTTCTTTATTGCCTATTATTACTTCGTTACACTATAGTGTTCCGCAAGGATAACTATAGTCTTCCTTGCGTTACACTATAGTTATCCGCAAGGGAGACTATAGTGTAACGAAATAAAAGTGCCTGACGAAATATATCCTGATAGGTAAGCGGTGAAAAAGAAATGCCTGTAGCTTACATTAATACAGTTTGGACATTCATTGTGATTCTGCGAACTTTTTTGTTCCTTTGCATTGAATTCCTAAAGCCACAGCCTATGAACCTGTTTGATTTTAATTTTACCTTACCGATAACCGACCCTACTTGGGTATTCTTCCTGGTATTGATTATTATTCTTTTTGCCCCGATGATTCTCGGACGTCTGCATATACCTCATATTATTGGCATGATTCTGGCAGGAGTAGTGATTGGCGAACATGGCTTTCACGTGCTCGACCGCGACAGTAGCTTCGAACTTTTCGGTAAAGTGGGACTGTACTATATCATGTTTCTTGCCGGACTCGAAATGGATATGGAAGACTTCAAGAAGAACCGGACGAAAAGTATTGTGTTCGGCTGGCTTACTTTTCTTATTCCGATGGGACTGGGAATATGGAGCAGCATGAGTATGCTGGGATATGGTTTTCTCACGGCTGTATTGTTAGCGAGTATGTACGCTTCCCATACTTTGATTGCTTATCCTATTATAAGTAGGTATGGATTGTCTCGTCTGCGTAGTGTTAATATAACTATCGGTGGTACGGCAGTAACCGTGACTCTTGCCTTGATAATCCTTGCTGTCATAGGCGGTATGTTCAAAGGAACTGTCGATGGCTGGTTCTGGGGATTCCTTGTGGCAAAAGTCGCTTTCCTCGGATTTCTGATTGTTTTCTTTTTCCCCCGTATCGGGCGTTGGTTTTTCCGGAAGTATGACGACAGTGTGATGCAATTCGTATTCGTGCTGGCGATGGTTTTCCTAGGCGGCGGATTGATGGAGTTTGTGGGAATGGAAGGAATCTTGGGAGCTTTCCTTGCCGGGTTGGTTCTGAACCGCTTGATTCCACATGTATCTCCCTTGATGAACCGGTTGGAGTTTGTAGGAAATGCGTTGTTCATACCTTATTTCCTGATTGGTGTCGGAATGATTATTGATGTAAGAAGCTTGTTTACCGGTGGGGAAGCATTGAAAGTGGCGGTTGTGATGACCGTGGTTGCTACCTTTAGTAAATGGCTGGCTGCATGGATTACGCAAAAGATTTATGGTATGAAACCGAATGAACGGAACATGATATTCGGTTTGAGTAATGCGCAGGCAGCGGCTACGTTGGCAGCGGTATTAATCGGACACGAAATTATCATGGAGAATGGCGAACGGTTATTGAATGACGATGTACTGAACGGTACGGTCGTGATGATTCTTTTTACTTGTGTCATCAGTTCTTTGGTGACGGAACGCGCTGCCCGTCGTTTTGCCTTGGATGAAACAGTGCAGTCGGAAGAAGAGGGAACAAAGAAGAACAAGGAGCAGATATTGATTCCGGTTGCCAACCCGGATACGATTGAAGACCTTATCAACCTGGCACTGGTAATAAAGGATGCCAAACAGAAGAATGCATTAATCGCATTGAATGTTATTAATGATAATAATAGTTCGGAAAAGAAAGAGTTGCAGGGAAAACGTAATCTGGAGAAAGCGGCGATGATTGCCGCTGCTGCCGATGTACCTGTCACGATGGTGAGCCGTTATGATTTGAATATTGCTTCGGGCATTATTCATACGATAAAGGAATATGAAGCTACGGACGTTGTCATCGGCTTGCACCGGAAAGCCAATATCGTGGATTCCTTCTTCGGGCATCTGGCCGAGAGTTTGCTGAAAGGTACGCATCGTGAAGTAATGATTGCCAAATTCCTGATGCCGGTGAATACCTTGCGGCGAATCAATATAGCCGTTCCGCCGAAAGCCGAATATGAAACGGGTTTTGCAAAATGGGTGGAACACTTCTGCCGGATGGGAAGTATCCTGGGATGCCGTGTACATTTCTTCGCAAACGAACGGACTTTGATGCGGCTTCAGCATCTTGTAAAGAAGAAATATGCAGGGACACCGACCGAGTTTTCTACGTTGGACGAATGGGAAGACCTTCTTCTGTTGACAGGACAAGTGAATTTCGACCATCTGCTGGTTGTTATTTCAGCCCGTCGGGGTTCTATCTCTTACGACCCTTCTTTCGATCGTCTGCCGGCACAACTCGGAAAGTATTTCTCTAATAATAGTTTGATTATTTTGTATCCCGACCAGTTCGGCGAGCCGCAGGAAATTGTTTCTTTCTCTGACCCTCGCGGACATAATGAGTCGCAGCATTATGAAAAGGTTGGTAAATGGTTCTATAAATGGCTAAAGAAAAATTGATGGAAGAAAATAACTGGCAGCAAAGGACAGAACTCCTTTTGGGAGAGGAAAAGATGAATCGCATCCGTAATTCCCATGTGTTAGTCGTAGGTTTGGGTGGAGTAGGGGCTTATGCAGCCGAGATGATTTGTCGTGCGGGAGTCGGTCGGATGACGATTGTAGATGCCGACACGGTACAACCTACCAATATAAACCGCCAGTTGCCTGCCATGCATTCCACATTAGGAAAGACAAAAGCAGAAGTGCTGGCTGCCCGGTATAAAGATATAAATCCGAATATTGAACTGAGGGTTCTTCCTGTCTATCTGAAAGATGAAAATATACCGGAGTTGCTGGATGCTGATAGGTATGACTTTATAGTGGATGCTATTGACACAATCAGCCCGAAATGCTATCTGATTTTTGAAGCGATGAAGCGTCGTATCAAGATTGTTTCCAGTATGGGGGCAGGAGCGAAAAGCGATATCACACAGGTTCGTTTTGCTGACCTTTGGGATACCTATCATTGCGGACTGAGCAAAGCAGTTCGGAAGCGCTTGCAGAAGATGGGAATGAAACGGAAACTCCCGGTGGTATTCAGTACCGAGCAGGCCGACCCGAAAGCTGTATTGCTGACCGATGATGAACAGAATAAAAAATCGACCTGTGGAACGGTCAGTTATATGCCGGCAGTGTTCGGATGCTACTTGGCGGAATATGTCATTAAACGAATCTAAAAGGCTGTTATGATAAAACTAGAAGGAATAACGAAGAGTTTCGGTGCGTTGCAAGTGCTGAAAGGGATTGATTTGGAAATCAATAAGAGCGAGATTGTCAGTATTGTAGGCCCGAGCGGGGCAGGTAAGACTACGCTGTTGCAGATTATGGGTACTTTGGACGAGCCGGATGCAGGTATGGTCGAGATTGACGGAACCGTGGTCAGCCGGATGAAAGAGAAGGCATTGTCTGCTTTCCGTAATAAGAATATTGGTTTCGTGTTCCAGTTTCATCAACTTCTGCCGGAGTTTACGGCATTGGAGAATGTGATGATTCCTGCATTTATTGCAGGCGTGTCTTCGAAAGAGGCAAATGACCGTGCGGTGAAGATTCTGGAGTTTATGGGGCTTGCCGACCGTGCTTCCCACAAGCCGAACGAACTGTCGGGCGGAGAGAAACAACGGGTAGCTGTGGCGCGTGCCTTAATCAACGACCCGGCTGTTATTCTGGCGGACGAACCATCAGGTAGTCTGGATACGCATAATAAAGAAGATTTACATCAACTATTCTTCGATTTGAGGGATAGGTTGGGGCAGACATTTGTCATCGTCACCCATGACGAGGGACTGGCCAAAATCACCGACCGGACGGTACATATGGTCGATGGCATGATTAAAAAAGATTAATTAGGAAACCTTATTTCTAAAAATGCATACCAAAAAGGTAGAACTTTGCAGGAATTCTATCTTTTAGCTATATATTTATAGTCGCTTCTCTACGGAAGTCTGTGAAGATGATAGTAGAGTGTTTGTTTTGTTTGTGTGTGATGCATTCTTGTCTGGTGTGATAGGAATGCATCTTTTTTTATAAATCACAACAAACGTAAGGCTCGAGCCTTTCCAAATCCGCCGGAGTGAACTCTTCATAGAGCGATAGCTGTTTCAGGCTTTTTATGCTTCCTTTCTTTTTCCGGTATTCTACGATGACTTTCGCTTGATGGAAGTTGATATACGGATGATGCGACATTCGTGTCAGGCTTGCTTTATTCAAGTTGATACGGTGTATCTGTCCGGCGTCAATGGAAAACCAGGGACGGAGCTTCTCTGCTTTTAACTGAATCTCCTTCAATTGCTCTATACGGCAGAAAGCTCCCAGTCGCTTACGGTAATTTACAATCTTACGGGCAATAGCGCTTCCGATTCCGGGAATCTTCTTTAGTTCGGTTGTATCGGCAGAGTTAAGGCTGATAATAGTTCCGGGCTGGTATTTGAATATCGTATCCCGTTGTATGTTTTGTGCGGTTAATAGCTGTACTGTATCTCTTGGTTCTCTTGGCTCGGAACTTTTCGCAATCTGAATATAAGGAAGCAGCGTTTGATACTGTTCTTCCGTCAGTCCGTATATTTTCCGGAAGTCTTCCGGGTGGTGGAATCGTCCCTGCTTGCTACGATAATGCAGGATGTTCTTAGCCATCCATGACGGTAGTCCAAGAGACAGGAAAGTCATGGAGTCGGCCGTATTCGGGTCAAAGGCGGTAAGCCTTATTTCTCTTTTGGAAGATGACCGAAAGGAGCTGTCGTTCGGTTTTCTATGTGGTTTTATCTCTTCAAGGGAAGAGATAAATTCATTTAATTCTTTTTCGAACTTCTCTTGTTCTGCGGCATCCACTTTTTGGGGATGGTTGAAAAGCGAGAATAGTTGGGGAATGGAGAATACCCCTAAAATAAGAACGACAAGGACGATAATGCCTTGTCGTTCGGTTTTAGTGAAATAAAAGAAGTCTTTCCACATTATAGTTTGATGAATCCCAGTTCATTGATAAATATCAATGTGATGGCGATTGGTGCAATATACTTTAATATAAAGATGATGAGTTTGTATACAGGAACTCTCAATGAACCGTCATTCGTAATCTCCGACCATACTACTTTCTTGTCGAGATA
The DNA window shown above is from Bacteroides faecium and carries:
- a CDS encoding aspartate-semialdehyde dehydrogenase, with the translated sequence MKVAIVGVSGAVGQEFLRVLDERNFPMNELVLFGSKRSAGTTYTFRGKQIEVKLLQHNDDFKGVDIAFTSAGAGTSKEFEKTITKYGAVMIDNSSAFRMDADVPLVVPEVNAEDALERPRGVIANPNCTTIQMVVALKAIEKLSHIKTVHVSTYQAASGAGAAAMDELYEQYRQVLANEPVTVEKFAYQLAFNLIPQVDVFTENGYTKEEMKMFNETRKIMHSDIKVSATCVRVPALRAHSESIWLETERPISIEEAREAFAKGEGLVLQDNPAEKEYPMPLFLAGKDPVYVGRIRKDLTNENGLTFWIVGDQIKKGAALNAVQIAEYLIKVKNV
- a CDS encoding ABC transporter ATP-binding protein, with translation MIKLEGITKSFGALQVLKGIDLEINKSEIVSIVGPSGAGKTTLLQIMGTLDEPDAGMVEIDGTVVSRMKEKALSAFRNKNIGFVFQFHQLLPEFTALENVMIPAFIAGVSSKEANDRAVKILEFMGLADRASHKPNELSGGEKQRVAVARALINDPAVILADEPSGSLDTHNKEDLHQLFFDLRDRLGQTFVIVTHDEGLAKITDRTVHMVDGMIKKD
- a CDS encoding helix-hairpin-helix domain-containing protein, producing MWKDFFYFTKTERQGIIVLVVLILGVFSIPQLFSLFNHPQKVDAAEQEKFEKELNEFISSLEEIKPHRKPNDSSFRSSSKREIRLTAFDPNTADSMTFLSLGLPSWMAKNILHYRSKQGRFHHPEDFRKIYGLTEEQYQTLLPYIQIAKSSEPREPRDTVQLLTAQNIQRDTIFKYQPGTIISLNSADTTELKKIPGIGSAIARKIVNYRKRLGAFCRIEQLKEIQLKAEKLRPWFSIDAGQIHRINLNKASLTRMSHHPYINFHQAKVIVEYRKKKGSIKSLKQLSLYEEFTPADLERLEPYVCCDL
- a CDS encoding tRNA threonylcarbamoyladenosine dehydratase, translated to MAKEKLMEENNWQQRTELLLGEEKMNRIRNSHVLVVGLGGVGAYAAEMICRAGVGRMTIVDADTVQPTNINRQLPAMHSTLGKTKAEVLAARYKDINPNIELRVLPVYLKDENIPELLDADRYDFIVDAIDTISPKCYLIFEAMKRRIKIVSSMGAGAKSDITQVRFADLWDTYHCGLSKAVRKRLQKMGMKRKLPVVFSTEQADPKAVLLTDDEQNKKSTCGTVSYMPAVFGCYLAEYVIKRI
- a CDS encoding cation:proton antiporter domain-containing protein produces the protein MNLFDFNFTLPITDPTWVFFLVLIIILFAPMILGRLHIPHIIGMILAGVVIGEHGFHVLDRDSSFELFGKVGLYYIMFLAGLEMDMEDFKKNRTKSIVFGWLTFLIPMGLGIWSSMSMLGYGFLTAVLLASMYASHTLIAYPIISRYGLSRLRSVNITIGGTAVTVTLALIILAVIGGMFKGTVDGWFWGFLVAKVAFLGFLIVFFFPRIGRWFFRKYDDSVMQFVFVLAMVFLGGGLMEFVGMEGILGAFLAGLVLNRLIPHVSPLMNRLEFVGNALFIPYFLIGVGMIIDVRSLFTGGEALKVAVVMTVVATFSKWLAAWITQKIYGMKPNERNMIFGLSNAQAAATLAAVLIGHEIIMENGERLLNDDVLNGTVVMILFTCVISSLVTERAARRFALDETVQSEEEGTKKNKEQILIPVANPDTIEDLINLALVIKDAKQKNALIALNVINDNNSSEKKELQGKRNLEKAAMIAAAADVPVTMVSRYDLNIASGIIHTIKEYEATDVVIGLHRKANIVDSFFGHLAESLLKGTHREVMIAKFLMPVNTLRRINIAVPPKAEYETGFAKWVEHFCRMGSILGCRVHFFANERTLMRLQHLVKKKYAGTPTEFSTLDEWEDLLLLTGQVNFDHLLVVISARRGSISYDPSFDRLPAQLGKYFSNNSLIILYPDQFGEPQEIVSFSDPRGHNESQHYEKVGKWFYKWLKKN